DNA from Drosophila suzukii chromosome 2R, CBGP_Dsuzu_IsoJpt1.0, whole genome shotgun sequence:
ATACTTCCAtgaatttgaaaattttctaaattgtgtaaaatttttaaagatcCGTTAGTAGTTTCTTTTGTTTGGCAATTACCATCTACACCATGCATTTGATGTGCGAGCGATTGACTTCGGTTTTTGCGGGCGTCTTGGTGGGTTTGTGGTACGGCAAAACCTTTCCAGAAGACACCAAGGCCAAGGATTCCAGCAAGGATAAAAAGAAATAGGTCAGATCCGACGATCCTAAGTTTCTAAAGTTCCAACTCACTAAAAAGAAAAACCCAGCAAGAATCAACATAGTTTAAGGTGGGTATTGGATAATTACAAACCTAATATACCATAATATAATATCTCC
Protein-coding regions in this window:
- the LOC108009215 gene encoding uncharacterized protein — its product is MHLMCERLTSVFAGVLVGLWYGKTFPEDTKAKDSSKDKKK